The Candidozyma auris chromosome 1, complete sequence genome includes a region encoding these proteins:
- a CDS encoding thioredoxin family protein: MTVTYFTNIAQYNNIIKQSRQTLTFVEFSATWCPPCRFVGPYYDKYSDEYEKALFYKIQSGDEPDSEKDEVSEEAGITSIPTFIAFKGDELERRSSGDPHELQAFIERHYRGQ, translated from the coding sequence ATGACCGTGACGTATTTTACCAACATAGCACAATACAACAACATCATTAAGCAGCTGCGCCAAACACTCACCTTCGTTGAGTTCTCAGCCACCTGGTGCCCGCCTTGCCGCTTCGTGGGACCCTACTACGATAAGTACTCTGACGAATACGAAAAGGCACTTTTCTACAAGATCCAGAGCGGAGACGAGCCCGATCTGGAAAAAGATGAGgtttctgaagaagctgggATCACGTCGATCCCCACGTTCATTGCGTTCAAGGGAGACGAGTTGGAAAGACGCTCTAGTGGAGACCCCCATGAGCTCCAGGCGTTTATCGAGAGGCACTACCGCGGGCAATGA
- the RPN2 gene encoding proteasome regulatory particle base subunit RPN2, with amino-acid sequence MALVSAAPYLALLSESDPSLKSYALSSLNDVVDQLWAEIANNLQELEDLYEDQSFEKRSLAALVISKVYYNLGDYDASVKYGLRAENDFNFEEKSQYIETIVSQCINIYSKLSQKKFLGEDVTISPQLVLIFDKMVAKCMAANDLKLALGIALESFRLDIITDIIQKEAARDGEQGLALINYVLVCANSVVSSGVFRTELLNTLINSLLALKDHQDFFTVFKIIIQLNDSDLAVQVFKKLVAKDEKLIAYQGAFDLVSSASQELVDSVAKKLSADESFDADHPVQARLLHVLSGVPTCDLDITFLYQNKNIDLTILNKSRNLLEGRNSIFHSAVTFANAFFHMGTTDDSFFRKNLEWLGKATNWSKFSATAALGVIHKGNLSQGRNILKPYLPGSNGASHTKGGSLFALGLIFAGHGRETIDYLKSFIDEHGNAAGSHDTDVMLHGACLGSGVAGMASNSESLYEALKVVLYSDSAVSGQAAGLAMGLVMLGSGNEEAINDMFTYAQETQHENIIRGLAIGIALLNYGQEDKALPIIEKLLDEESPILRYGGAFTVALAYAGTGNNGAIKKLLHFAVSDPSDDVRRASVLSLGFLLVRDYHAAPQIVDLLSQSHNPHVRYGTAMALGISCAGRALPAAIEVLEPLTRDAVDFVRQGALQATAMILIQQNETLYPKVKEFTSLYANTIKNKHEDALAKFGAATAQGIIDAGGRNVTIQLENGNTNTLNAKAIVGLAVFVQSWYWFPLAHFLSLSFAPTAIIGVKEDLKAPKFELNVHSSPEYFQYPPQQEEAKEKQPDKVAKAVLSTTARARARAKKQQAKKEGEDGNKATDMDVDDDSKAQVKKQDAEKKESEGKDDKKTEKGDDKKDGKKDTKSEEKEDEPIANEQVPIKYSKTPYKISNLSRVLPAQVNYVSFIKDDRFVPIRRHRGFGGIIMLHDTKPEEKVEVIKTVRQLNMTEAPLPEPFTLSGEDLEDEVD; translated from the coding sequence ATGGCGTTAGTTTCTGCGGCGCCTTACTTGGCCTTGCTCTCTGAGCTGGACccttctttgaagctgtACGCGTTGTCCTCGTTGAATGACGTTGTTGACCAGCTCTGGGCAGAGATCGCCAATAACCTCCAGGAACTCGAGGATCTTTATGAGGACCAGCTGTTTGAGAAGCGTTCATTGGCGGCTCTTGTTATCTCGAAAGTATACTATAATCTTGGTGACTACGATGCCTCGGTGAAGTACGGTCTCCGAGCTGAAAatgacttcaacttcgaAGAGAAGTCTCAGTACATCGAGACCATTGTTTCTCAGTGCATCAACATCTACTCGAAATTGTCGcaaaagaagtttttgggGGAAGATGTCACTATAAGTCCTCAGCTCGTGTTGATTTTCGACAAGATGGTGGCCAAATGTATGGCAGCAAATGATTTGAAGCTTGCCTTGGGCATTGCCTTGGAGAGCTTCCGTTTAGACATAATCACGGATATCATCCAGAAAGAGGCCGCCCGTGATGGTGAACAAGGGTTGGCGTTGATAAACTATGTATTAGTTTGCGCTAACTCGGTGGTCTCGAGCGGTGTGTTCAGAACTGAATTGTTGAACACCTTGATCAATCTGTTGTTGGCCTTGAAAGATCATCAGGACTTCTTCACTGTGTTTAAGATCATTATCCAGTTAAACGACTCGGATTTGGCCGTCCaggttttcaagaagctcgttGCTAAGGACGAAAAGTTGATTGCATACCAAGGCGCCTTTGACTTGGTCAGTTCTGCCTCGCAGGAGTTGGTTGATTCGGTCGCAAAGAAATTGTCAGCAGATGAGTCTTTCGACGCTGATCATCCAGTGCAAGCTAGATTACTCCACGTGCTATCGGGCGTGCCTACATGCGATTTGGACATTACCTTCTTGTATcagaacaagaacatcgATCTCACGATTTTAAACAAGTCCAGAAATCTTTTAGAAGGCAGAAACTCCATATTTCATTCAGCTGTTACATTTGCCAATGCCTTCTTCCATATGGGTACCACTGACgattctttcttcagaaagaacCTTGAATGGCTAGGCAAGGCTACGAATTGGTCCAAATTCTCCGCCACCGCAGCTCTCGGTGTCATTCACAAGGGTAACTTGTCTCAGGGCCGTAATATCTTGAAACCATACTTGCCTGGTTCTAACGGTGCTTCGCACACTAAAGGTGGCTCTTTGTTTGCCTTGGGATTGATCTTCGCTGGCCATGGCAGAGAAACAATTGATTACCTAAAGCTGTTCATTGACGAACATGGTAATGCCGCTGGTAGCCATGATACTGATGTGATGTTGCATGGTGCATGTTTGGGTAGTGGTGTTGCCGGTATGGCTAGTAACAGTGAGAGTCTCTACGAGGCATTGAAGGTGGTATTGTACTCAGATTCCGCCGTTTCAGGGCAAGCTGCTGGACTTGCCATGGGTTTGGTAATGTTAGGCTCAGGTAATGAAGAAGCCATAAATGACATGTTCACCTACGCTCAAGAGACCCAACACGAAAACATCATCCGTGGACTTGCTATTGGTATTGCATTGTTGAACTACGGTCAAGAGGACAAAGCCTTACCCATCATTGAGaaacttcttgacgaaGAGAGCCCCATATTGAGATATGGTGGTGCTTTCACTGTTGCCTTGGCCTACGCCGGAACTGGCAACAATGGTGCCataaagaagcttttgcaCTTTGCGGTATCCGATCCCTCCGATGACGTGAGAAGAGCATCGGTCTTGAGTTTGGGTTTCTTGTTAGTCCGTGACTACCATGCTGCTCCTCAAATCGTGGACTTGTTATCTCAATCACACAACCCTCACGTTCGTTACGGTACAGCGATGGCATTGGGTATCTCCTGCGCCGGTAGAGCTTTGCCTGCTGCAATTGAAGTCTTAGAGCCATTGACAAGGGATGCTGTGGACTTTGTCAGACAGGGTGCTTTGCAAGCGACCGCCATGATCTTGATTCAGCAAAACGAAACACTTTATCCAAAGGTTAAGGAATTCACATCATTATATGCCAACACAATCAAGAATAAACATGAAGATGctttggccaagtttgGTGCTGCCACAGCTCAGGGTATCATTGATGCTGGTGGCAGAAATGTCACAATCCAATTAGAAAATGGCAACACCAACACATTAAATGCTAAAGCCATCGTTGGCTTAGCTGTATTCGTTCAGTCATGGTACTGGTTCCCATTGGCTCACTTCTTGTCGCTTTCATTCGCTCCAACTGCCATCATTGGTGTCAAGGAGGACTTGAAAGCACCAAAGTTTGAGTTAAACGTTCACAGCTCTCCAGAGTACTTCCAGTACCCAcctcaacaagaagaagcgaaGGAGAAGCAGCCAGACAAGGTCGCCAAAGCTGTTCTTTCGACGACAGCAAGggccagagccagagctaagaagcagcaagcaaagaaggagggAGAGGATGGCAACAAAGCTACCGACATGGATGTTGACGATGATAGTAAGGCTcaggtgaagaagcaagatgctgaaaagaaagaaagtgaaggtAAGGACGACAAGAAGACAGAAAAGGGCgatgacaagaaggacGGAAAGAAGGACACAAAGAGcgaagagaaagaggatGAGCCTATTGCCAACGAACAGGTGCCCATCAAATACCTGAAGACGCCATACAAGATCAGCAATTTGTCCCGAGTGTTGCCAGCGCAAGTCAACTACGTTTCCTTCATAAAGGACGACCGGTTTGTCCCTATCCGTCGCCACCGTGGTTTCGGCGGCATCATCATGTTGCATGACACGAAGCCAGAGGAGAAGGTTGAGGTGATCAAGACTGTGAGACAGTTGAACATGACGGAAGCGCCTCTTCCGGAGCCATTTACCTTGAGCGGCGAGGATCTAGAAGACGAGGTGGATTGA
- the LCB4 gene encoding sphinganine kinase, protein MSTEMLLSTFVRHGTITDTGISLQGPSSPNHTNTSSTLSSVCCWSTESEASAIYDIPYENIIWCEQANDDSVVKVFYVEDAGKKIKVRSMLVDLAYAVENDTIVDSVLKRAYRGSVVAPSILVVLNSFGGKGNAREIYREKILPVLEAAHVNITYQETTHHRHAVELGRELDESKYDVIACCSGDGVPHEIINGIYEKDDRGEAAFDKVAITQLPCGSGNALSLSTHGTNDASVAAFRMLKAQRTKMDVMAVTQKVDGADQTRLSFMSQAYGSIADADIGTEHLRWMGPIRFEIGVAHKLVTRAKYPCDLWVHYGCEGEEVKRHFDKHTKLQNTNVSESPKKAGYPSLDDEPPSEWEKLSSDICDNMNIFYVGKMPYMSDQAQFFPAALPQDGMMDMLVTNAKAPLLHMVGLFTKIDQGAHVHSDEVIHAKVFGYRLVPKVKDDKTHYISVDGENFPLSPIQVEVIPRAVTVLLQNGSYVETCFTGS, encoded by the coding sequence ATGTCAACGGAaatgcttctttcaacGTTCGTTCGTCACGGCACAATCACCGACACGGGCATTCTGCTCCAAGGGCCCTCTTCACCAAACCACACCAATACCTCGAGCACGTTGTCGTCTGTGTGCTGCTGGAGCACCGAGTCCGAAGCAAGCGCAATTTACGATATTCCGTACGAGAACATCATCTGGTGCGAGCAGGCCAACGACGACAGCGTGGTGAAGGTGTTCTATGTGGAAGATGCCGggaaaaaaatcaaggtAAGAAGCATGCTAGTGGATCTAGCGTATGCGGTGGAAAACGACACCATCGTCGATTCTGTGTTGAAAAGGGCCTACCGGGGCAGCGTGGTGGCGCCGCTGATCTTGGTTGTGCTAAACAGCTTTGGCGGAAAGGGCAATGCTCGAGAAATCTACCGGGAAAAAATCTTGCCTGTGCTCGAGGCCGCCCACGTCAACATCACCTACCAAGAAACCACCCACCACAGACACGCAGTTGAGCTTGGGCGCGAGCTCGACGAAAGCAAATACGACGTGATAGCGTGTTGTCTGGGGGACGGAGTGCCGCACGAGATCATCAACGGAATCTACGAAAAAGACGACCGTGGCGAGGCAGCGTTCGATAAGGTGGCCATCACGCAGCTCCCGTGTGGCTCGGGCAATGCTCTCTCGTTGAGCACCCACGGCACCAACGACGCCTCGGTGGCAGCGTTCCGCATGCTCAAGGCCCAGCGCACAAAGATGGACGTGATGGCGGTGACGCAGAAAGTCGATGGAGCCGACCAAACTCGCCTCAGTTTTATGTCTCAGGCGTACGGGCTGATAGCCGATGCTGACATTGGAACCGAACACTTACGGTGGATGGGACCCATCCGCTTTGAGATTGGCGTGGCCCACAAGTTGGTTACCAGGGCCAAGTACCCGTGTGACTTGTGGGTGCACTATGGGTGTGAGGGCgaagaggtgaagagaCACTTTGACAAGCACACCAAGTTGCAAAACACCAATGTGAGCGAGAGCCCCAAAAAGGCAGGGTACCCAAGTCTCGATGACGAGCCTCCCTCCGAGTGGGAGAAGTTGTCCAGTGATATCTGCGACAACATGAACATCTTCTACGTGGGCAAGATGCCCTACATGTCCGACCAGGCCCAGTTTTTTCCTGCTGCGTTGCCTCAAGACGGGATGATGGACATGTTGGTGACAAATGCCAAAGCGCCGCTACTTCACATGGTGGGTTTGTTCACAAAAATTGACCAGGGGGCCCATGTCCACTCAGACGAGGTGATTCATGCAAAGGTGTTTGGATACCGCTTGGTGCCAAAGGTAAAAGACGACAAGACCCACTACATATCTGTGGATGGAGAGAACTTCCCGTTGCTGCCGATCCAGGTGGAAGTGATACCACGGGCGGTGACTGTGTTGCTTCAGAACGGCCTGTACGTGGAGACTTGTTTTACTGGGAGTTAG
- the ECM21 gene encoding Ecm21p, with translation MLNLTLLPSPLSSSPMFERLKQKVTRRQSEPALLDLPPSPFGNRRASTSTNRTIVISDDPHPRHSPSVSRLRGSSLSSNAAALEVPGRSRSVSKKQAKELIKHETSQVVGKKLHSILADLGLQQPFPLTTSNNSLQGPQSKSIRTFVANTNDCIYLPPASSASFTYDDVENGGTVIPTGEGESGDALESDARGEFAEFESGSPAFREWEPSQSASPGESRSSALKSFYSPNHLCTEIDADSPIPHVFAFIIELTKETAVRDVKFDFQSCVSTLWPTGDPHNHYHQKEKFKIGSFEWNSSLSDADYYINTENSNDAKISKIGPNELAQRTKRYRLVSVRELADDVDPVNHPRKSFSVNQDTSTFSDAVSIASTSAPQENAKAGLYVFLLPLVFPPHMPASVTSINGSLVHRLTMSMTKISEKLNRKSKVYSFYNLPMVRTPPSLANSVADKPIYVNRVWNDAMHYIITFPKKYVALGSEHTINVKLIPLMKDVILKRIKFNVLERITYVSKDLRREYEYDSDDPYLMRNPADGKIRERVVHLCELKTKFRSNYTGAEPFKEEVIKCPDNNLLFSCYEPKDDPALDDPLAKPEKSTLIASPLDINIALPFLTTRTDKILMSASNEDPSGSASIPRRSMSLGREAIQNGQMCPSSPVIGTLETQISHHPNDAISDDVDDNVLKLDSSALMEDHKFSRENVQQGYTTAQKALAPDSNFRHIQITHRLQVSFRISKPDPKDNNRMHHYEVVVDTPLVLLSAKCNETSIQLPKYDEIGTDIIAESSAPPERRGISFRTPSYSHNGVSIKPLDPEGDDRLPSFEEAISASASPVMRSFSVAEDPLSRSNSVSFAGPAPAYEDSLPGSRVDDFIPTLQIDDLVIDSNVAPVPRKPSTIKAALGNSFAATSSASNERSDNDLSYVPHTRDDRYRDEGEPASILSSDSASEAVSSNDTMSTSTSHGSSGDRLNSHDIGSVSPRTRPHHKNGCERRNESFSHGISTMPLLKNVSVEHVGDDTAQRNELARISSTDLGDPKQLGFPHAY, from the coding sequence ATGCTCAACCTCACACTTCTACCCTCACCACTTTCCTCATCGCCCATGTTCGAGAGGCTCAAGCAGAAAGTCACCCGCCGACAGTCGGAGCCGGCGCTCTTGGATCTCCCGCCGCTGCCCTTTGGCAACAGAAGGGCGCTGACGTCCACCAACAGAACCATCGTCATCAGCGACGACCCCCACCCTCGCCATCTGCCGCTGGTGCTGAGACTCAGAGGCTCGTCGCTCTCCAGCAACGCAGCTGCGCTCGAGGTGCCAGGTCGACTGCGGCTGGTGCTGAAGAAACAGGCCAAGgagctcatcaagcacGAAACCTCCCAGGTGGTGGGCAAAAAACTCCATTCCATATTGGCTGACTTGGGCCTCCAGCAGCCGTTTCCCTTGAccacctccaacaactcgCTCCAGGGGCCCCAGTCCAAGCTGATCCGCACGTTTGTCGCCAACACAAACGACTGTATCTACTTGCCGCCGGCGCTGCTGGCCAGCTTTACCtatgatgatgttgagaaCGGTGGCACAGTTATTCCAACGGGAGAAGGCGAGAGTGGAGATGCTCTCGAGAGTGATGCACGCGGGGAGTTTGCTGAGTTTGAGCTGGGGCTGCCTGCTTTCCGAGAGTGGGAGCCAAGTCAGCTGGCACTGCCAGGTGAGCTGAGACTGCTGGCGTTGAAGCTGTTCTACTCACCCAACCACTTGTGCACGGAAATCGACGCTGATCTGCCCATCCCGCACGTGTTTGCCTTCATCATCGAGCTCACCAAGGAAACAGCCGTCCGAGACGTGAAATTCGACTTCCAGTCGTGTGTGCTGACCTTGTGGCCCACGGGAGACCCTCACAACCACTACCATCAGAAGGAGAAATTTAAAATCGGCTCGTTCGAATGGAATTCGTCGTTGAGCGACGCTGACTACTACATCAACACAGAGAACTCCAACGATGCCAAAATTAGCAAGATCGGGCCCAACGAGCTTGCTCAGCGGACCAAGCGCTACCGTTTAGTCAGTGTGCGAGAGTTGGCTGACGACGTGGACCCGGTAAACCACCCTAGAAAGTCCTTTCTGGTCAATCAAGATACATCAACTTTCTCCGATGCCGTTTCAATTGCGTCTACAAGCGCGCCGCAAGAGAACGCTAAAGCTGGTCTTTACGTGTTTCTCTTGCCCTTGGTATTCCCTCCACACATGCCTGCTTCAGTCACCTCTATCAACGGCTCACTTGTACATCGTTTGACCATGTCTATGACAAAAATCAGCGAAAAACTCAACAGGAAGTCCAAAGTCTATTCATTCTATAATCTCCCGATGGTGAGGACTCCGCCGTCTTTGGCTAATTCGGTGGCTGACAAACCAATTTATGTCAACCGAGTGTGGAACGACGCCATGCATTATATCATCACTTTCCCCAAAAAGTATGTTGCTTTAGGTTCCGAACACACAATTAATGTCAAACTCATACCTTTGATGAAAGACGTCATTTTAAAGAGAATCAAATTCAATGTGCTAGAACGTATCACCTATGTGTCCAAAGATCTTAGAAGGGAGTATGAATATGACAGTGACGATCCATACCTAATGAGGAACCCTGCCGATGGAAAAATCAGAGAACGAGTGGTGCATTTATGTGAGCTTAAGACGAAATTCAGAAGCAACTATACTGGTGCAGAACCGTTCAAGGAAGAGGTTATCAAATGTCCAGATAACAATTTATTATTCTCTTGTTATGAGCCAAAAGACGATCCTGCCTTAGACGATCCTTTAGCGAAGCCCGAGAAGTCAACCTTGATTGCCTCTCCACTCGACATTAATATCGCTCTTCCGTTTTTGACGACAAGGACGGATAAAATTTTGATGTCTGCTAGTAATGAAGATCCTCTGGGTTCAGCAAGTATTCCTCGGAGATCAATGAGCTTGGGCCGTGAGGCTATCCAGAATGGCCAAATGTGTCCCTCATCACCGGTTATAGGAACTTTGGAAACGCAAATCAGTCACCACCCTAATGACGCAATTTCAGACGATGTGGATGACAATGTGCTCAAGCTTGACTCCTCTGCTCTCATGGAAGATCACAAGTTCTCCAGAGAAAACGTCCAGCAAGGTTACACCACTGCCCAGAAAGCTTTGGCTCCTGACTCGAACTTCCGTCATATTCAGATTACTCACCGCCTTCAAGTCTCATTCCGAATTTCCAAGCCAGATCCAAAAGATAATAACAGGATGCATCACTATGAAGTTGTCGTCGACACACCATTGGTGTTGCTTAGTGCCAAGTGTAATGAAACTTCCATTCAATTACCAAAGTATGATGAAATTGGAACTGACATAATAGCGGAGTCTTCTGCTCCCCcggaaagaagaggcatATCGTTCAGAACACCTTCTTACAGTCACAATGGTGTCAGCATCAAACCACTCGATCCAGAAGGTGACGATCGCCTtccatcttttgaagaagccattTCGGCATCTGCTTCTCCTGTGATGAGATCATTCTCAGTTGCAGAAGATCCCCTCAGCAGGTCCAACTCCGTCTCTTTCGCTGGCCCAGCGCCTGCCTACGAAGATTCATTACCTGGCTCCCGAGTGGATGATTTTATACCCACTCTTCAGATCGACGATTTGGTGATTGATTCGAATGTCGCACCAGTGCCTAGAAAGCCTTCAACAATCAAAGCAGCACTTGGTAACTCATTTGCTGCTACGTCGTCTGCTTCCAACGAACGCTCAGACAACGACTTATCATATGTACCTCATACCAGGGACGATAGATATCGCGACGAAGGAGAGCCCGCTTCAATATTAAGCTCTGATAGTGCTAGCGAAGCTGTCTCGTCAAATGACACAATGTCGACATCGACGAGTCATGGCTCCAGCGGCGACAGATTGAACTCCCATGATATCGGGTCTGTTTCTCCAAGGACAAGGCCCCATCacaaaaatggctgcgaaagacGTAATGAAAGCTTTTCCCATGGAATTTCCACCATGCCGCTCCTCAAGAACGTGAGTGTTGAGcacgttggtgatgataCCGCTCAGAGAAACGAGCTTGCCAGGATTCTGTCCACTGATTTAGGAGACCCCAAGCAACTCGGGTTTCCCCACGCCTACTAA
- the HEM14 gene encoding oxygen-dependent protoporphyrinogen oxidase, whose product MSIIPKNGRVAVIGGGVSGLTFSYYLSRLRPDLRISIFEKSNSPGGWISTERLKNTTDGKEIVLEKGPRTLRGVSDGTLLIVDILRQLGHGDQVEVMRSTSDANRKWLLDPSNNLVQTPNSLMSFVKFMASDITNGAIKSILKEPFQKPSDTPGKDESIRNFFQRRFGSAALADNILSAVMHGVYSGDISKLSINATLPRLVELEKEHGSLVKSMFKSMKKKKKTTTPTLSKQLAQYQSLISPSADMISLSQKLKKFPIMRLHDGLQVFPKILAEYLQRQSNVEIIYNSDVEKADLRGNLIVNGEQLSFNHVRYTSSTFGLAKMINDAELRRILNSFEHTTIFLANVYTKKKCLIPKGGSGFGFLVPIRNSNPECLLGVIYDSDCESDALSFFQEQAVPKAPYHKITLMMGGHFFNSRGIPSTGINLKTVKKVLSDILHVELSQFDNIIIRDEAKESDKMVNVTDNDLLISYNLHKNCIPQYNVGFLENVDKMKHLITQESRGHFTMGGTALGKLGVPDCVMNSFEDAVYLSQ is encoded by the coding sequence ATGTCAATTATAccaaaaaatggaagagTGGCTGTGATTGGCGGGGGAGTGTCTGGATTAACTTTCTCTTACTACTTGCTGAGGCTCAGACCTGATCTACGTATCTCCATCTTCGAGAAGAGCAACTCACCTGGTGGCTGGATCTCTACCGAAAGACTAAAGAATACCACCGAtggaaaagaaattgtGTTGGAAAAAGGTCCTAGAACCTTGAGGGGAGTCAGTGATGGAACATTGCTAATAGTGGACATCCTTAGGCAATTGGGTCACGGAGATCAGGTTGAAGTAATGAGATCCACATCTGATGCCAATAGAAAATGGCTTCTTGATCCCTCGAATAATTTAGTACAGACACCGAACTCATTGATGTCTTTCGTCAAGTTTATGGCAAGCGACATTACTAACGGCGCAATAAAAAGTATATTGAAAGAGCCGTTTCAGAAACCTTCAGATACTCCAGGCAAGGACGAAAGTATACGAAATTTCTTCCAGAGGAGATTTGGACTGGCTGCTTTGGCTGACAATATTCTTAGTGCTGTGATGCACGGGGTGTATAGTGGAGACATTAGTAAGCTTAGTATCAATGCTACGCTTCCAAGGTTGGTGGAATTAGAGAAGGAACACGGATCCCTTGTGAAGAGCATGTTCAAGagcatgaagaagaagaagaagacaacaaCGCCAACACTATCTAAACAGCTAGCTCAGTATCAGTCGTTGATTTCCCCACTGGCAGATATGATTAGTCTTTCtcagaagctcaagaagttccCAATCATGCGGCTTCACGACGGGTTGCAAGTGTTTCCTAAGATATTGGCTGAATATCTACAAAGACAAAGTAACGTGGAGATAATCTATAACTCAgatgtggagaaggctGATCTTAGGGGTAACCTCATTGTAAATGGAGAGCAGCTTTCCTTCAACCATGTCAGATACACGCTGAGCACGTTTGGGTTAGCTAAGATGATCAACGACGCAGAGCTTAGACGTATCTTGAATTCATTTGAGCACACAACGATTTTTTTGGCCAATGTATatacaaagaagaagtgctTGATTCCGAAGGGAGGCAGTGGGTTTGGATTTCTCGTGCCGATTCGAAACAGCAATCCAGAGTGCCTTTTAGGTGTGATTTACGACTCTGACTGCGAGCTGGACGCTTTATCTTTTTTCCAAGAGCAAGCTGTGCCTAAGGCACCATACCACAAAATCACCCTTATGATGGGAGgccacttcttcaatagcAGAGGGATCCCCTCTACCGGAATAAACCTCAAAACCGTCAAGAAAGTCTTGTCAGACATTTTGCATGTCGAATTGTCTCAATTCGATAACATTATTATCCGAGATGAAGCAAAGGAGCTGGACAAAATGGTCAATGTAACCGACAACGACTTGCTCATCTCGTACAACTTGCATAAGAATTGCATACCACAGTATAATGTTGGCTTCCTCGAAAATGTTGACAAGATGAAGCATCTCATTACACAAGAGAGTCGCGGGCACTTTACCATGGGAGGCACAGCCTTGGGTAAATTGGGTGTCCCTGATTGCGTCATGAACAGCTTTGAGGATGCTGTATATCTATCACAATAA
- a CDS encoding putative RNA methyltransferase: MLRLGLRTGQAARLRVACKRPMTPLSLSIFKCYSDSPFKVDYKKVMEERQMSKLPKYKQWALYFQTKEFKKSMTKYYLAMFGVMLVCMYYYMRDRWYEEQQIKHIREKYEKDPSSLSEYKYLKLKKLTGDKLKPREEKKFRLYQMMRKEFRRKHIFDTDVMFEPTPADLNEWYSRQARKTTKIAVPEDDDNDDGEKPAMKNASNPSILPPQDTTGFYEENAATFDRDMWWEEFKARIGARRKWLMKNIEGDVLEVSCGTGRNIPYLNLEHINSITFLDSSRGMVEEAKKKFQKRFPGYKKVGFVTGRAEELADMAKDETVKYDTIVEAFGLCAHEDPVAALKSMKKLLRPGGRIVLLEHGRSTWDFMNNHLDFRAEKRFKQWACRWNLDIGELIDDADLDITYEKRVNFGTIWMLVCKRPEDKLRVDEKPFINKFFGTEAPKVKKE; the protein is encoded by the coding sequence ATGCTCAGATTGGGTCTTCGAACGGGCCAGGCTGCTCGCCTTCGAGTTGCTTGCAAGCGTCCCATGACTCCCTTATCATTGTCCATATTCAAATGCTATTCTGACTCCCCTTTCAAGGTTGACTACAAGAAGGTCATGGAGGAAAGACAGATGCTGAAATTGCCCAAGTACAAGCAATGGGCCCTATACTTCCAGACAAAGgagttcaagaagtccaTGACTAAGTACTACCTTGCAATGTTCGGCGTGATGCTTGTGTGTATGTACTACTATATGAGAGATCGGTGGTACGAAGAACAGCAAATCAAGCACATTAGAGAGAAGTACGAGAAGGATCCCTCATCTCTAAGTGAGtacaagtacttgaagctcaaaaagctcacAGGAGACAAGCTTAAGCCGcgtgaagagaagaagttcagGCTTTATcagatgatgaggaaggAGTTTAGAAGAAAGCATATTTTTGATACCGATGTGATGTTTGAGCCCACACCTGCAGACTTGAACGAATGGTACTCTAGACAAGCTCGGAAAACCACCAAGATCGCTGTTCCTGAAGACGACGATAACGACGATGGAGAGAAGCCAGCGATGAAGAACGCCTCGAACCCAAGTATCTTGCCCCCTCAGGACACCACTGGGTTCTACGAAGAAAACGCAGCCACATTCGATCGTGACATGTGGTGGGAAGAATTCAAGGCGAGGATTGGAGCACGCAGAAAGTGGTTGATGAAAAATATCGAGGGTGACGTCTTGGAAGTCTCTTGCGGTACTGGACGAAACATTCCTTACCTCAACTTGGAACACATCAACTCGATCACATTTTTGGATTCCTCAAGGGGTATGGTcgaagaggccaagaagaagttccaAAAGAGGTTTCCAGGATATAAAAAAGTTGGATTTGTCACTGGCAGAGCCGAGGAACTAGCAGATATGGCCAAAGACGAGACAGTAAAGTATGACACCATCGTCGAGGCCTTTGGGCTTTGCGCTCACGAGGACCCTGTTGCAGCGCTTAAGagcatgaagaagctcttgcGCCCAGGCGGCCGtattgttcttcttgagcacGGCAGAAGTACTTGGGATTTTATGAACAACCACTTAGATTTCCGTGCCGAGAAAAGATTCAAACAGTGGGCTTGTAGATGGAACTTGGACATTGGTGAGCTCATTGACGATGCCGACTTGGACATCACCTATGAGAAGCGAGTCAATTTCGGTACTATCTGGATGTTGGTTTGCAAGAGGCCCGAAGACAAGCTTCGTGTTGACGAAAAGCCATTCATAAATAAGTTTTTCGGCACAGAGGCCCCAaaagtcaagaaagagTAA